A stretch of DNA from Roseovarius sp. W115:
CGCTGACGCTCTTTGGATTAGGTCTAAGCGCCCTTCTGGGACAGGGGTATCAGGGCCTCAAGCCGCCCCCAACATCCGACATCGACATCCCAATCCTTTCCGACCTGCCCATTCTTGGCCCGGTCCTCTTTTCCCATGACCCAATGGTCTATCTTGCTCTGTCACTGGTGGCCGCCGTGTGGTTCGTGCTCAATCGCACACGTGCAGGCCTGATCCTGCGCGCCGTTGGCGAAAACCACGGTGCGGCTCATGCCTTGGGGTACAAGGTCATCCGTATCCGCATCCTCGCGATCCTCTTTGGCGGGGCCTGTGCGGGTTTGGGTGGTGCCTACCTCAGCCTCGTGCGCGTGCCGCAATGGACCGAAGGTATGACCGCCGGGTCGGGTTGGATCGCGCTGGCCCTCGTGGTCTTTGCGAGCTGGAAGGCAGGCCGCGTTCTTCTGGGCGCCTGGCTCTTTGGCGGGATCAGTGTGCTGCAACTGAATCTGCAAGCCGCAGGTGTTGCCATTCCAGTGGAATATCTCAGCATGTCGCCCTACTTGATCACCATCCTCGTGTTGGTCATCATGTCGGCTGACAAATCACGCGCGCCCGGATCACTGGGCCGCACCTTTCACGCCTCGGACTAGGGGCCAATTCAAACAGGGAGTATCTGCATGTCCTTAACCCGTATACTTGCCAGTGCTGTTGTGGCGCTTGGGATGGCTGGCGCGGCAGTCGCCGAAGACAAGACTAAGGTTGGCTTTATCTATGTCGGCCCAATCGGTGATGGCGGTTGGACCTATGAACATGATCAGGGGCGTCTCGCCGTAGAAGAGCATTTTGGCGACAAGGTCGAGACCGTGTTTCAGGAGAGCGTGCCGGAAGGCGCGGATGCCGAACGCGCGATCACGCAGATGGCTTTGCAAGGCGCGGATCTGATCTTCACCACGTCTTTTGGGTATATGGACAGCACCATCAATGTGGCCTCAAAATTTCCGGATGTGAAATTTGAGCATGCTACTGGCTTCAAGACCGCCGACAATGTTTCGGTGTATTCCGCGCGTTTTTACGAAGGCCGCGCCATTCAGGGGCACATCGCTGGTAAGATGACCAAGTCGAACGTCATCGGCTACATCGCGTCCTTCCCCATCCCCGAGGTCATTCGCGGGATCAACGCAGCTTATATTCACGCCAAGGCGGTGAACCCGGATGTCGAGTTCAAGGTGATCTGGGTTTACACATGGTTTGATCCGCCAAAAGAGGCGGACGCGGCCACGGCTCTGATTGATCAGGGCGCAGACGTGATCCTGCAGCACACAGATTCCACCGCGCCTCAGGCGGCGGCGGAAAAAGCCGGTGTGATTTCCTTTGGTCAAGCCTCTGACATGTCCGAATACGCGCCGTTGCCACGGGTGAGTTCGATCATCGACAACTGGGCGCCGTACTATGTCGCGCGCACGCAAGCGGTGATTGATGGAAGCTGGGAAAGCACTGAGACCTGGGACGGCATTGCGCCCGGCATGGTCGAGATTGGCGCCATTTCCGAGGCTGTTCCGGCGGAGATCAAAGCCGAGGCTTTGGCGATGAAAGATTTGATCGCCTCCGGTCAGTACCACCCGTTCACCGGCCCCCTGAACAAGCAAGACGGCACGCCTTGGCTCGCCGAAGGCGAAGTGGCCGATGACGGTACACTTTTGGGTATGGATTTCTATGTCGAAGGGCTGACGGCGGAAATTCCACAGTAAGTTTTCGCTTTATTTGCAAAAGAAAACCCCACCTGTCGTGGGGTTTTCGTTTTTCCAGCTAAAGCGTTTCGCGATAAACCTGTGTTACACAGCTTTGCGCTTACGCCGCGCAAGACCCAGCGCGCCCAGACCTGCAAACAGCATCCAACCCGCAGCAGGAAGCGGAACAGGTGCGACCTCAACGATAGGTTGGCTGAACCGGCCGACGAGAAACGCCTGATTGTTTTCGTTTTCCAAAGTTGTGAAACTGTTCAGAAACGAAGACGGATCCAGCGGGTCTGTGACAAACCCAGCGATTTCAAGCGTAAAGTCTGTGTCTCCAACCGTCACGATCTGAGTTGTGTCCTGCGCATTGAGCAGTGTGACCAGATCAGGACACGGCGAAACCGTCCCCGGTATAGCACAGGGTGAGGCGTTGTTCGGCGTTTCAAAATGGTCGAAGGAAAAGACCGAGTCGAATGCAAATCCTACGTTTTCGACCATACCTTCGATCGACACTGTCAGATCAGCCGAAACCAGTGAAGGTGGGAATACCGGGAAGTTCAGGTGGTTAAACGTTCCCAGAATAAACAGCTCATCGGGATCTGCGGACAGAGGCGTTGCAGCGCCTGTAAAGTCGTATCCGCTTGGCCCATTGGACGTTGCAGGATCCCCCCAACGGATTGACCCTGTCCCTTCGCCTGAGGCGGTCCCGCCACCTGCAAGAACTGTGTTTTGCCAGCTGCCTGAAATGGCATCTACGGAAAAGGTAACGGCGGAGGCAGCCCCTGTTCCGATCAGCACCGCAGCAGCGGCACCCAAGATCTTCAATTTAAACATGGTTCTTCTTTCGTACATACATGTGTACGAGGGCGGTTTTTCGCTTCTTGCTAATCGCACACTTCCCCATCACCGCATGAACCTATGGTTCACACAGGTTAACAAAAAGCGTCTGAAGTAGAGCATAGTGAATGCTCCAAGAGCAAGCGAACTTTTGCGCAAGAGAGGGGGAAAATGACACCAAAGAAGTCATTTCTGACATAAGTGCGTATTTGCGCCCTCCAAATGGCACCGATGCGTGCGCAACCGCGCTCTTACGCCGTCTGCGCCAAATAAGCACTCGCACGCGCCACAGGGACCGACAAGCCAGGGTAGGCACAGCGGCGGCGGCTAAGCTCTGGGAAGAGATCCTTGAGCGTTTGTTGTGCCGAGACGTCCAGAAGGTTGAGTGCCTTGGGAGATGGCAGGAACGATTCCACTGGAAGCCCTTCGGCGGTGATCACTTCGTGCTGATCAAAAACAACATTGTAGTAAGTCACTTCTTCGGCAGTGCGCTCGGCAAAGGCCTTGTCGCTGTTATGCGCCACGCCATCGACGCGCATCAGGCATCCTTGGTTATCTTCCGACCCGGCAATGCGGTAGCCGGGTATGAGAACGCGGTGACCGCTGGCCATGCGCAGATCGCGCCCAGGCATCATCGGACCAATCGCGCGAGTCTTGAGACGGATTGGGGCAAGCTCAGGGTGCGCGCGCATCTCGTCTGCCGTCACGGTCCAGCTCCAGATCATGCGCACAGGCTGTAAGCCGTTGTTGCGCGTCACAACCATATCGCCCGGATTGAGCATCTCGATGCGACGTCCACCAAGCGGCGTGCGCACATTGGCCTCGCCACAAATCCCGGTCAGATACCGACGGTTGGTTTTTGTCCGTGCAGTGATCGAAGCGACATAGCCCATGTGAAACTCCCATTCGTCCTCAGCTATTGTTGAGAATTCTAGGTCAATGCGCCGCATTTGGGGTCGAAGTAGGGAATTCCTGTGCCGAAGGCCGGGTTTTCGCCACTTTTCAACGCTGCGGCAAGCTTTAGCATAGACATATAGCTGTTAATCAACCGTGAAAGCATAACATGCCTCAATCCCCGCCCCCTCCGCGCATCTCTGTGGCGCATGCCGATGAAGACGGTCGCATGCATGCCCCCGCCGCAGAGCGCAACGCCGATGCCATCGCGGGTTTGCTTCAAAATCACGCGCCGCAAGACGGGCATGCGTTGGAAATAGCCAGCGGCACGGGCCAGCATGTAGCGCAATTCGCACGCGTTACGCCTGGGCTTATCTGGCACCCGACTGATGTGGCCAAAGACCGGCTGGCAAGTATCAACATTTGGGCGCGGGAGACTCACCTGGGCAACATTGAACCATCGGTTCACCTTGATGCCACCCGTCACGGTTGGCACACGGATCACAGGCAGACTGCGCTCATACTTCTTGTAAACCTGCTGCATCTGATTTCGACGCCGAAAGCGTGCATTCTGATCTCCGAGGCCGCTCGGGCCTTGGTGCCTGGAGGCAGGTTCATCTTCTATGGTCCGTTTCTACGGGACGGGTCTGCGACGTCAGAAGGAGATCGGCGGTTTCACGCAAGTTTGCAGGCGCAGGACCCGGAGATTGGGTACAAGAATGATACCGATGTGGTAGCTTGGATAGAGTCCGCCGGATTACAGGTTCATACCATAGAAGACATGCCGGCCAACAATCTGGCCTTCGTCACCGAAAGGCCTAAGGAGCAGCGATGAATTCTTGCCGAGCATGGCCTTTAAATATATGTTTTTTATCTATATTTTTCATTTCTTTAGTCGCTTTCTCCACAGACCAAGCGAACGCTGATACATCCCCTCCCAAAGGCTTGAAATACGGCGATAGTGACCCTGTGGCCTGGTCTGGCCGGGCGCCATCTCGATACGCCATCCATGGGCTTGATGTGGCGCGCTTTCAGAATTCTATAAACTGGCGTCGGGTGAAGGCGGCGGGCATATCCTTTGCCTTCATCAAGGCAACCGAGGGTGGCGACCTTTTAGACCCCATGTTCAACGAAAACTGGCGCAAGGCAGGGCGCGCAGGTGTGCCGCGCGGGGCGTATCATTTTTACTATTTCTGTACGCCGCCAGAAGTACAGGCGCGGTGGTTCATCCGCAACGTCCCCAAAAAGCGAGGCGCGCTTCCTCCGGTGCTCGATCTGGAATGGAACCCGTTTTCGCCCACCTGCACCAAACGCCCGTCTGGCCGAGAGGTTCGGCGGCAGGCGCGGGTGTTCATGGACATGCTCGAACGCCACTACGGTCAGCGACCGATCATCTACACCACGATAGAGTTTTATCGCGACACGGGCATTGGCCGTTTCAACGAAGAGTTCTGGCTGCGATCCACGGCCAAGACGCTCGACAAAACTTACCCCGGACAGCGTTGGAGTTTCTGGCAATACACCGGCACAGGCCGCGTTCCGGGTGTTGTGGGGGATGTGGATATCAATGTTTTTGGCGGCAATCGCGCCACTTGGAATCGATGGCTTAAAGCGCGTGCGCGCTAAGGCAATCCA
This window harbors:
- a CDS encoding Hint domain-containing protein, which codes for MGYVASITARTKTNRRYLTGICGEANVRTPLGGRRIEMLNPGDMVVTRNNGLQPVRMIWSWTVTADEMRAHPELAPIRLKTRAIGPMMPGRDLRMASGHRVLIPGYRIAGSEDNQGCLMRVDGVAHNSDKAFAERTAEEVTYYNVVFDQHEVITAEGLPVESFLPSPKALNLLDVSAQQTLKDLFPELSRRRCAYPGLSVPVARASAYLAQTA
- a CDS encoding DUF938 domain-containing protein encodes the protein MPQSPPPPRISVAHADEDGRMHAPAAERNADAIAGLLQNHAPQDGHALEIASGTGQHVAQFARVTPGLIWHPTDVAKDRLASINIWARETHLGNIEPSVHLDATRHGWHTDHRQTALILLVNLLHLISTPKACILISEAARALVPGGRFIFYGPFLRDGSATSEGDRRFHASLQAQDPEIGYKNDTDVVAWIESAGLQVHTIEDMPANNLAFVTERPKEQR
- a CDS encoding THxN family PEP-CTERM protein; translated protein: MFKLKILGAAAAVLIGTGAASAVTFSVDAISGSWQNTVLAGGGTASGEGTGSIRWGDPATSNGPSGYDFTGAATPLSADPDELFILGTFNHLNFPVFPPSLVSADLTVSIEGMVENVGFAFDSVFSFDHFETPNNASPCAIPGTVSPCPDLVTLLNAQDTTQIVTVGDTDFTLEIAGFVTDPLDPSSFLNSFTTLENENNQAFLVGRFSQPIVEVAPVPLPAAGWMLFAGLGALGLARRKRKAV
- a CDS encoding ABC transporter permease, with the translated sequence MDLSSINPTLLLASLIVASTPILLAALGELVVERAGVLNLGVEGMMITGAICGFAIAVNTGSPFVGFIAAALGGAALAFLFAILTQFALANQVASGLALTLFGLGLSALLGQGYQGLKPPPTSDIDIPILSDLPILGPVLFSHDPMVYLALSLVAAVWFVLNRTRAGLILRAVGENHGAAHALGYKVIRIRILAILFGGACAGLGGAYLSLVRVPQWTEGMTAGSGWIALALVVFASWKAGRVLLGAWLFGGISVLQLNLQAAGVAIPVEYLSMSPYLITILVLVIMSADKSRAPGSLGRTFHASD
- a CDS encoding BMP family ABC transporter substrate-binding protein; protein product: MSLTRILASAVVALGMAGAAVAEDKTKVGFIYVGPIGDGGWTYEHDQGRLAVEEHFGDKVETVFQESVPEGADAERAITQMALQGADLIFTTSFGYMDSTINVASKFPDVKFEHATGFKTADNVSVYSARFYEGRAIQGHIAGKMTKSNVIGYIASFPIPEVIRGINAAYIHAKAVNPDVEFKVIWVYTWFDPPKEADAATALIDQGADVILQHTDSTAPQAAAEKAGVISFGQASDMSEYAPLPRVSSIIDNWAPYYVARTQAVIDGSWESTETWDGIAPGMVEIGAISEAVPAEIKAEALAMKDLIASGQYHPFTGPLNKQDGTPWLAEGEVADDGTLLGMDFYVEGLTAEIPQ
- a CDS encoding GH25 family lysozyme, which encodes MAWSGRAPSRYAIHGLDVARFQNSINWRRVKAAGISFAFIKATEGGDLLDPMFNENWRKAGRAGVPRGAYHFYYFCTPPEVQARWFIRNVPKKRGALPPVLDLEWNPFSPTCTKRPSGREVRRQARVFMDMLERHYGQRPIIYTTIEFYRDTGIGRFNEEFWLRSTAKTLDKTYPGQRWSFWQYTGTGRVPGVVGDVDINVFGGNRATWNRWLKARAR